Below is a genomic region from Sinobacterium norvegicum.
AACTTTACACTCAAGCATATCCAATACAGGAATGTGCTCAGTGATAGTTACGATTAACTTGATACCAGCGTTAGCAGCTTCAAGGATTGAATCCTTACAGAAAGGAGCAGGAACGTAGATAACAGATGCATCAGCACCGGTTGCCTCAACAGCTTCAGCAACAGTGTTAAACACTGGTAGACCTAAGTGTTCAGTGCCGCCCTTGCCTGGTGTAACACCACCAACCATTTGCGTACCGTAAGCAATTGCTTGCTCAGAGTGAAAAGTACCCTGGCCGCCAGTGAAACCCTGACAGATGACTTTAGTATCTTTATTTATTAATACAGACATTGATAATTACCCCGCCGCCTTAACTGCTTGCTCAGCAGCATCAGTCAGACTTGTTGCTGCAATGATGTCCAGGCCAGAGTTCTTAAGAACTTCTTTACCCAAATCAGCGTTAGTACCTTCCAAACGAACAACAACAGGAACCGTAACACCAACTTCTTTAACTGCGCCAATGATGCCTTCAGCAATCATGTCGCAACGTACGATACCGCCGAAGATGTTAACCAATACACACTTAACTTTTTCATCAGACAAAATAAGTTTGAATGCATGAGCAACACGCTCTTTCGTTGCGCCGCCACCTACGTCAAGGAAGTTAGCTGGGTTGCCACCGTGTAGGGCAACGATATCCATAGTACCCATAGCCAGACCAGCACCGTTAACCATGCAGCCGATGTTGCCATCAAGTGCTACGTAGTTAAGATCCCACTGAGCAGCCTCTGCTTCACGAGCATCTTCCTGCGAAGGATCGTTCATATCGGCAATCGCTTTCTGACGATACAGAGAGTTGCCATCGACGCCCAGTTTGGCGTCTAGACAGTGAAGGTCACCGTCTTCTTTAATCACAAGAGGGTTGATCTCGATAAGGGCAAGATCTTTCTCTTCAAACAACTTAGCCAGACCCATGAAGATCTTAACAAATTGGCCAACTTGAGTTTTGTTGAGACCTAGCTTGAACGCCAGCTCACGACCTTGGTATGGCTGCGCGCCAACCAATGGATCGATTTCACACTTAAGAATCTTTTCAGGCGTCTCGTGTGCAACAGTTTCGATTTCAACGCCACCTTCAGTAGATGCCATGAAAACGATACGACGAGATGAACGGTCAACAACCGCGCCTAGGTATAACTCGTCAGCGATATCGGTACAGGTTTCTACTAGAATTTTAGAAACTGGCTGACCATTTTCGTCCGTTTGAAAAGTCACTAGGTTCTTACCTAACCACTGTTCAGCGAAAGCTTTTGCTTCGTCGGCAGACTTGATGAGCTTAACGCCACCCGCCTTACCGCGACCACCAGCGTGGACCTGGGCTTTAACAACCCACATATCACCGCCGATTTTTTGAGTTGCTGCTGCAGCTTCTTCTGGAGTATCGCAAGCGAAACCCTGAGAAACTGGCAGTCCGTATTCAGCAAACAACTGCTTGCCTTGATACTCATGCAGATTCATATCTTATTACCGTTTTTTATGTGCTGACAATCAGCACCTCACTCTTTCTTGCACTACCCCGATTTTATATATTTATCGAAATAGCGCCCCCAAGACAACCAATGCCTACTAAAAGCTGCACCGATTGTCCCGTTTATTGACGCAATGCGCAAATAAATTCGTTATTTTTTACGCTTTTTCTTATTACCAATATGTATGGCGTGACCATCGGCCGCCAAAGCTGCCTCGTGGACCGCCTCAGACAGCGTTGGGTGACCGAAGACAATAGTCCCCAGATCTTCCGCACTGGAGCCAAATTCCATCGCAATCACTATCTGCTGACACAGGTCGGCAGCGCTGGGGCCAATGATGTGACCACCGAGAATACGGTCAGTCTCTTCGTCGGCTAAAATTTTGACGAAACCAGCCGTATCATTAGCGGCCATCGCACGACCCGAGGCAGCGAATGGGAAAACACCGACTTTATATGCCTCACCACTGGCCTTTAATTGCTCTTCAGTCTTACCAACTGCAGCAATCTCAGGATGGGTATAGATGACGGAAGGTATGCAATCATAGTTAATCTGGGCCTTCTTACCGGCGATACGCTCGGCGGCGACAACACCCTCTTCTGAAGCTTTATGCGCCAGCATTGGACCACGAACCACATCACCAATCGCGTAAATACCCGGTGCATCCGTTTCACAATAATCGTCAACAAAAATGAATCCACGTTCATCCAACTTGACACCAGCATCTTCTGCCAACAAATTTTCAGTGTGCGGACGGCGACCGACAGCAACAATCAACTTATCGAAAACCTCGCTGTGCTCTTCATCGCCGCTCTTGTAAGCTACGGTAACCTGACGTGCCTTCTCATCAACCTCAGTACCAGTGACCAAAGCACCGGTGCGAATATCCAAGCCCTGCTTCTTGAAGATTTTGCGCGCTTCCTTAGAAACCTGCTTATCCATCATGGCGAGAAAATCATCCATCGCCTCAAGCACCACAACCTCAGTACCCAAGCGGGCCCAAACACTGGCCATTTCGAGGCCAATAACACCACCACCGATAACACCTAAACGCTTAGGTGCCTCATTGATTTTAAGGGCACCAGTAGAATCGACAATAACATCTTCAAACAACGGTGCAGGTGGGATGTTGACTGGGCTGGAACCTGAAGCAATGATGATATTTGCGGCTTCGACAACAGTGACACTGCCGTCCTGCGCAGTGATTTCTACCTGCTTACCCGCTAATACCTTGGCAGCACCTTCAGCCAATGCGACGCCATTACCCTTAAACAAACCGGCAACACCAGAGGTTAATTGCGTAACAATCTGGTCTTTACGGGCAATCATGGTCGGTACATCGATCTTCATTTCACTGTGGCTGATGCCGTGAATAGAGAAGTCATCCTTGGCTTCATGATATTTGAAGCTCGAGTCCAATAACGCCTTAGACGGAATACAACCGACATTCAAGCAAGTACCACCCAGAGCAGTCTTACCTGCATCATTGCGATATTTCTCGATACACAGTGTTTTAAGACCTAATTGAGCAGCACGGATAGCGGCAACATAGCCACCTGGGCCGGCACCAATAACAACGACATCGTATTTATCTGACATGATTAAACCTTTAATTGTCTATATTCGACTTTGAATAGCATATATAGAGCAAGCTTTAAGCTGTTTCAGCCAAAGCCTCTTACAAAAAGAAAGCGGCACAGAGCCGCTTTCTGCTTTTATTGACGAAAGCTATTAAAGCTCAAGTAAGATGCGGGCTGGATCTTCCAGCAACTCTTTGATCGCAACCAAGAACTGCACAGAATCTTTGCCATCGATCAGGCGGTGATCGTAGGAAAGCGCCAAGTACATCATCGGGCGAACAACAACCTGGCCATCGACGACCATGGCACGTTCTTGAATCTTGTGCATACCGAGGATCGCAGCCTGTGGCGGGTTAATAATCGGTGTCGACATCAGTGAGCCAAACACACCACCATTAGTAATGGTAAAAGTACCACCAGTCATCTCTTCGATACCCAACTTGCCGTCTCTGGCACGCAGACCAAAATCACGGATGCCCGATTCGATATCAGCCAAGCCCATATAATCGGTATCGCGAAGAACAGGAACAACCAGACCCTTTTCCGTTGAAACAGCGATACCAACATCCTGATAGCCGTGATAGACAATATCCTTGCCATCGATAGAAGCATTAACCGCGGGGAAGCGCTTAAGTGCCTCCGTTGCCGCCTTAACAAAGAAGCTCATGAAACCTAACCGGGTGCCATTGTTCTTCTTTTCAAACAGGTCTTTGTATTTGTTGCGCAACTCCATCACAGGCCCCATGTCGACTTCATTAAACGTCGTCAACATCGCCGTGCCCTGTGAGGCCTCAAGCAAACGCTCAGCAATACGAGCACGCATGCGAGTCATCGGTACACGCTTCTCGACGCGGTCACCACTGGCCACATCCACCGCCACCTTGGCAGGGGCTGGTGCAGGTTTTGCCGCCGGAGCAGCAGCCGGTGCCTTCACAGCCGCCATCACATCTTCTTTTGTGATCAAGCCACCCTTACCTGTGGCAGTGATCGTCGCTGCGTCGAGGTTGTTTTCTTCAATCATCTTGCGAGCAGCTGGGCTGACTTTTACATCACCGGCGGCAGCTGCGGCAGGGACTGCCTCAGGGGCTTCTTCGACGGCAGGGGCTGCTGCTGCACCCGCTTCAAAGCGAGCAATCAACTCTTCGCTGAGAACAGTATCGTCCTCGCCTTTAATAATCTCTACGATAACACCGTCGGCAGGAGCCAATATTTCCAGTGTCACTTTGTCGGTTTCCACTTCTGCCAATAACTCATCGCGGGTACAGGCTTCACCTGGCTGCTTAAGCCATGCTGCGATAGTGCCATCTGCCACTGACTCTGGGAACTGAGGTGCTTTTATTTCAATAGCCATTTTCAATCCTTAACTCTTTCTCAAATTGCGCTTATCGAAAACGCGAATACGGTTTGCTCAAAATATCGGTTAGTTAAACGACAAAGGCTCTTCCTAATACTCGGAAGAGCCTCGCTGTTAACCTAACGCCAATGCGTCTTTTATCAATTGCTCTTGCTGAGCCAAATGCAATGCCATGTAACCAGCGGCGGGGGAAGCCGAAGCCTCTCGCCCCGCATAGTTCAATTCAGCCACTGGCTTAACAGCCTGTAGCACACGACGCATATGGTGTTGCGAGCTATACCAAGCACCCTGGTTCTGAGGCTCATCCTGACACCAAACCAATTCTTCAAGGTTAGGGTATTTCTCTAGCTCTTGCTGCAAATCATCGGAAGGGAATGGATACAATTGTTCAATACGAACAACAGCAATATCGCTAATGCCCTCTTCCTGACGCTTATTATACAAGTCGTAATAAACCTTGCCGCTACAGAGCACAACGCGCTTAACAGCGTTATTATCGACCTCATCGACTTCGCCGATAACCGTTTTAAAGCTGCCTTCGGCTAATTCGTCCATAGTCGAGACAGCCTGTTTATGGCGCAACAAACTCTTGGGCGACATAACAATCAGTGGCTTACGAAGCGGACGGATGATCTGGCGACGTAGCATGTGATAAACCTGAGCAGGTGTCGATGGAACGCAGACTTGAATATTATGCTCTGCAGACATCTGCAAGAAACGTTCAAGACGTGCCGACGAGTGCTCTGGCCCCTGCCCTTCATAGCCGTGAGGCAACAATAAGGTCAAACCACACAGGCGCTGCCACTTGTGCTCACCACTGGTGATAAATTGATCGATAACTACTTGCGCACCGTTGGCGAAATCACCAAACTGTGCCTCCCAAATGATTAATGCATTGGGTGTGGTGGTTGAGTAACCGTATTCAAAAGCCAACACCGCCTCTTCAGACAGTAAGGAGTCATGAATCGTAAAGGTTGGCTGATTTTCAGAAAGATTTTGCAGCGGTACATAACTCGCTGTCTCCTTCTGATTATGAAGAACCGCGTGGCGGTGGGAGAAAGTACCGCGACCGACATCCTGCCCGGTCAAACGTACCGGGTGCCCCTCTTCCAACAAAGTGGCATACGCCATGGTTTCAGCGAAACCCCAGTTGATCGGCAAGGCACCTGCAGCCATTTTCTTGCGGTCTTCGACAATTTTGGAGACCTGTCGCTGCAGCGGGAAACCTTCCGGAATCGTATGCAGACGTGCGGCCAAATCTTTGATCGTCGAGGCGTCAACACGGGTATCGGCAAATGCCGTCCAATCGTGACCAACATACGGATTCCAATCGACAAACATACCGGTATTGGGTTCAAGTACTAAAGACTTGGCCACGTGCCGACCATTATCCAACGCATCACGATAGCCGTCAGTCAACTGCTTATCCTGCTCAGCTGAAATCACACCCTCGTTGACCAATGTCTCAGCATAGAGGTCACGGGTAGTCGTCTGATTACGAATCTTCTCGTACATCATTGGCTGAGTGCCCGACGGTTCATCGGCCTCATTGTGGCCACGACGACGATAACAAACCAGATCCAGAACCACGTCTTTCTTAAATTCCTGACGGAAGTCTAATGCCACTTGAGTAGCAAACAGAACAGCCTCAGGATCATCACCATTCACATGAAAGATAGGCGCCTGGATAACCTTGGCAACGTCTGTACAGTATTCTGTGGAACGAGAATCCTCGACATTACTGGTGGTAAAACCAACCTGGTTATTGATGACAATATGCACCGTGCCACCGGTCTTATAACCACGGGTCTGTGACATCTGGAATGTTTCCATCACGACACCCTGACCGGCAAAGGCCGCATCACCGTGTGCGACAACAGGCAAGACCTGATTGGCATCACCTCGGCGGTCCTGACGCGCTCGCACAGAGCCCTCGACAACCGGGGATACAATCTCTAAGTGTGATGGGTTAAATGCCATGGCTAAATGCACTTCGCCACCACTGGTCATCACATTAGAAGACAAACCTTGATGGTACTTAACGTCAGCAGAACCAACATATTTTGCCTTACCATCAAACTCATCAAATAGTTCTTTTGGACTCTTACCCAGAGTATTGATCAAGACATTGAGGCGACCACGGTGCGCCATGCCAATCACAACTTCTTGTACGCCGTATGAGCCCGATCGTTGAATCAGCTCATCGAGCATGGGAATCAAACTCTCAGCTCCTTCTAAGCCAAAACGCTTGGTACCTGGATAACGTGAGCCAAGGTACTTCTCCAAGCCTTCCGCAGCGCTCAGTCGTTCAAGCACATGACGCTTAACCTCATCCCCATACTGAGGATTAGAACGCACAGATTCCATGCGATTCTGTAGCCACTGCTGCTCTTCAGCAGAGTCAATATGGGCAAATTCAACACCAACATTGCCACAGTATGTGGCTTCCAATGTCTCGATAATTTCTTTCAGCGTTGCTTCAGATTTACCGGTATAAAGATTGGAGGTTTGAAAAGTGGTATCGAGGTCGGCTGCTGACAATTGATGAAAATGGGTATCCAAATCAACCGGCGGCTGGCGCTGCCATAGACCAAGGGGGTCTAGATTGGCTTTTTGGTGTCCACGGTTACGATACGCGGCAATAAGATTGACGACTCGAACCTGTTTACGCTCATACTCAGTACTCACACCTTCAACCGGTGCCGCAGCGGGACGCAACTTGGATTTACCGAGTAATTCGAAATGTTCTACGATAGGAGAGTGAGGCGTGTCTTGACTAACAACCCCCTCTACTCGAGGAAGCTTTTCGAAATAGGTACGCCAGTCTTCGGCGACCGAATTTGGATCTAAAATGTACTGCTCATAGAGGTCCTCTACATACGCAGAGTTACCGCCACTAATATGCGAACTGCTTCGTAGCAGTTCCATTATGCTCTCTTGCATTATCACACACCTTAAGATGGGAGCAATTACTAAACCCATAAGACAGGCACTGGTGGTGCGCCCCAAAGAAACACTGTCACATCGATAGACGACAGCGTTCTCAGTCTTCGTTAGTAACTAGGATTTTATCCAAAACCCCCGGGAGATATAGCCTATGTTTAGCCACATAATCGCTAAAACTACGATTGTTTCACCCTTTTATTAAGACGGGTCTCACTCTGCCTTAATAGGA
It encodes:
- the sucC gene encoding ADP-forming succinate--CoA ligase subunit beta, coding for MNLHEYQGKQLFAEYGLPVSQGFACDTPEEAAAATQKIGGDMWVVKAQVHAGGRGKAGGVKLIKSADEAKAFAEQWLGKNLVTFQTDENGQPVSKILVETCTDIADELYLGAVVDRSSRRIVFMASTEGGVEIETVAHETPEKILKCEIDPLVGAQPYQGRELAFKLGLNKTQVGQFVKIFMGLAKLFEEKDLALIEINPLVIKEDGDLHCLDAKLGVDGNSLYRQKAIADMNDPSQEDAREAEAAQWDLNYVALDGNIGCMVNGAGLAMGTMDIVALHGGNPANFLDVGGGATKERVAHAFKLILSDEKVKCVLVNIFGGIVRCDMIAEGIIGAVKEVGVTVPVVVRLEGTNADLGKEVLKNSGLDIIAATSLTDAAEQAVKAAG
- the lpdA gene encoding dihydrolipoyl dehydrogenase — its product is MSDKYDVVVIGAGPGGYVAAIRAAQLGLKTLCIEKYRNDAGKTALGGTCLNVGCIPSKALLDSSFKYHEAKDDFSIHGISHSEMKIDVPTMIARKDQIVTQLTSGVAGLFKGNGVALAEGAAKVLAGKQVEITAQDGSVTVVEAANIIIASGSSPVNIPPAPLFEDVIVDSTGALKINEAPKRLGVIGGGVIGLEMASVWARLGTEVVVLEAMDDFLAMMDKQVSKEARKIFKKQGLDIRTGALVTGTEVDEKARQVTVAYKSGDEEHSEVFDKLIVAVGRRPHTENLLAEDAGVKLDERGFIFVDDYCETDAPGIYAIGDVVRGPMLAHKASEEGVVAAERIAGKKAQINYDCIPSVIYTHPEIAAVGKTEEQLKASGEAYKVGVFPFAASGRAMAANDTAGFVKILADEETDRILGGHIIGPSAADLCQQIVIAMEFGSSAEDLGTIVFGHPTLSEAVHEAALAADGHAIHIGNKKKRKK
- the odhB gene encoding 2-oxoglutarate dehydrogenase complex dihydrolipoyllysine-residue succinyltransferase; the encoded protein is MAIEIKAPQFPESVADGTIAAWLKQPGEACTRDELLAEVETDKVTLEILAPADGVIVEIIKGEDDTVLSEELIARFEAGAAAAPAVEEAPEAVPAAAAAGDVKVSPAARKMIEENNLDAATITATGKGGLITKEDVMAAVKAPAAAPAAKPAPAPAKVAVDVASGDRVEKRVPMTRMRARIAERLLEASQGTAMLTTFNEVDMGPVMELRNKYKDLFEKKNNGTRLGFMSFFVKAATEALKRFPAVNASIDGKDIVYHGYQDVGIAVSTEKGLVVPVLRDTDYMGLADIESGIRDFGLRARDGKLGIEEMTGGTFTITNGGVFGSLMSTPIINPPQAAILGMHKIQERAMVVDGQVVVRPMMYLALSYDHRLIDGKDSVQFLVAIKELLEDPARILLEL
- a CDS encoding 2-oxoglutarate dehydrogenase E1 component; amino-acid sequence: MQESIMELLRSSSHISGGNSAYVEDLYEQYILDPNSVAEDWRTYFEKLPRVEGVVSQDTPHSPIVEHFELLGKSKLRPAAAPVEGVSTEYERKQVRVVNLIAAYRNRGHQKANLDPLGLWQRQPPVDLDTHFHQLSAADLDTTFQTSNLYTGKSEATLKEIIETLEATYCGNVGVEFAHIDSAEEQQWLQNRMESVRSNPQYGDEVKRHVLERLSAAEGLEKYLGSRYPGTKRFGLEGAESLIPMLDELIQRSGSYGVQEVVIGMAHRGRLNVLINTLGKSPKELFDEFDGKAKYVGSADVKYHQGLSSNVMTSGGEVHLAMAFNPSHLEIVSPVVEGSVRARQDRRGDANQVLPVVAHGDAAFAGQGVVMETFQMSQTRGYKTGGTVHIVINNQVGFTTSNVEDSRSTEYCTDVAKVIQAPIFHVNGDDPEAVLFATQVALDFRQEFKKDVVLDLVCYRRRGHNEADEPSGTQPMMYEKIRNQTTTRDLYAETLVNEGVISAEQDKQLTDGYRDALDNGRHVAKSLVLEPNTGMFVDWNPYVGHDWTAFADTRVDASTIKDLAARLHTIPEGFPLQRQVSKIVEDRKKMAAGALPINWGFAETMAYATLLEEGHPVRLTGQDVGRGTFSHRHAVLHNQKETASYVPLQNLSENQPTFTIHDSLLSEEAVLAFEYGYSTTTPNALIIWEAQFGDFANGAQVVIDQFITSGEHKWQRLCGLTLLLPHGYEGQGPEHSSARLERFLQMSAEHNIQVCVPSTPAQVYHMLRRQIIRPLRKPLIVMSPKSLLRHKQAVSTMDELAEGSFKTVIGEVDEVDNNAVKRVVLCSGKVYYDLYNKRQEEGISDIAVVRIEQLYPFPSDDLQQELEKYPNLEELVWCQDEPQNQGAWYSSQHHMRRVLQAVKPVAELNYAGREASASPAAGYMALHLAQQEQLIKDALALG